The following are encoded in a window of Acidobacteriota bacterium genomic DNA:
- the fahA gene encoding fumarylacetoacetase, which produces MTSGRSGAQRAPIVPVPPGSPFPLENLPFGVFRPRGGGPARVGTAIGEHVLDVTALEETGLLAPAVGREARLFGAPRLNEFMAAGRTVWRRVRARIAELLSGESSELEQSEALRDRLLFRQSEVEMLSPAEIGDYTDFYSSKHHASNVGTMFRGPENALMPNYLHLPVAYHGRASSIVVSGTPVRRPRGQTLPPGAESPVFGPSRMVDYELELGFFVGPGNALGEPIPIERAAEHIFGFVLVNDWSARDIQKWEYQPLGPFLSKNFATSISPWVVMLEALEPFRCEPPPQDPKPLPYLTAGEPWSLDIALEVSLGTASLDGPHRLSLGNYRDMYWTPAQQLAHHTIGGCNLRPGDLLASGTISGPEKTSRGCLLELTWRGTEPVTLPDGTTRTLLEDGDTAIMTGPREREGLRTRFGECSGT; this is translated from the coding sequence ATGACGAGCGGAAGGAGCGGGGCGCAAAGGGCCCCGATCGTGCCGGTGCCCCCCGGCTCGCCGTTCCCCCTCGAAAACCTGCCCTTCGGGGTGTTCCGTCCGCGTGGCGGAGGGCCGGCCCGCGTGGGGACGGCGATCGGCGAGCACGTCCTCGACGTGACGGCGCTCGAGGAGACCGGGCTGCTGGCCCCGGCGGTGGGCCGCGAAGCCCGGCTGTTCGGCGCCCCGCGCTTGAACGAGTTCATGGCGGCAGGGAGGACCGTGTGGCGGCGCGTCCGAGCCAGGATCGCCGAATTACTGTCCGGCGAGTCGTCCGAGCTCGAGCAGAGTGAAGCCCTGCGGGACAGGCTCTTGTTCCGGCAGAGCGAGGTCGAAATGCTGTCGCCGGCCGAGATCGGCGACTACACCGACTTCTACTCGAGCAAGCACCACGCGTCGAACGTCGGCACGATGTTCCGCGGCCCCGAGAACGCGCTGATGCCGAACTACCTGCACCTTCCCGTGGCCTACCACGGGCGCGCCAGCTCGATCGTCGTTTCGGGGACGCCGGTTCGGCGGCCCCGCGGCCAGACCCTCCCCCCCGGCGCGGAGTCGCCCGTGTTCGGTCCGAGCCGCATGGTCGACTACGAACTCGAGCTGGGCTTCTTCGTCGGCCCGGGCAACGCTCTCGGCGAGCCGATCCCCATCGAACGGGCCGCCGAGCACATCTTCGGCTTCGTTCTGGTGAACGACTGGAGCGCGCGCGACATCCAGAAGTGGGAGTACCAGCCCCTCGGGCCCTTCCTGTCGAAGAACTTCGCCACGTCGATCTCCCCGTGGGTGGTGATGCTCGAGGCGCTCGAACCGTTCCGGTGCGAACCGCCCCCGCAGGATCCGAAGCCTCTGCCCTACCTGACGGCGGGCGAGCCGTGGAGCCTCGACATCGCCCTGGAGGTGAGCCTGGGCACCGCCTCCCTCGATGGGCCCCACCGGCTCTCGCTGGGAAACTACCGGGACATGTACTGGACGCCGGCCCAGCAGCTCGCCCACCACACGATCGGCGGGTGCAATCTGCGGCCGGGCGACCTGCTGGCCTCGGGGACGATCAGCGGGCCGGAGAAGACGTCGCGCGGCTGTCTGCTCGAGCTGACGTGGCGCGGGACGGAGCCCGTGACCCTGCCGGACGGAACGACCCGGACCCTCCTCGAGGACGGGGACACGGCGATCATGACCGGGCCGCGCGAGAGGGAGGGGCTGCGTACCCGCTTCGGCGAGTGCAGCGGCACG